The following are encoded in a window of Deltaproteobacteria bacterium genomic DNA:
- the mutM gene encoding bifunctional DNA-formamidopyrimidine glycosylase/DNA-(apurinic or apyrimidinic site) lyase, with the protein MSSTGYDMKRERNGRSGAMPELPEVETVRRSLEPFLVGQTVVQVEVREPRLRRPLPTTFARTLTGRTIRAIDRRGKYLHLQLDNQQIWLVHLGMTGQLIVETREVQPLLHDHVRVALGSGHQLRYNDPRRFGLMIIGTAEEIAAVTMLGCEPLGKEFSTRYLLEKAAATKRTIKDVLMDQRVVAGVGNIYASELLFRAGVRPGRVATTLDLKAIERIVKATKDVLREAIRHRGSSISDYRDGEGKEGRFQQRFRVYDRDGEPCRTCHTAICRDTRGGRSSFFCPSCQL; encoded by the coding sequence TTGTCTTCGACCGGCTATGACATGAAAAGGGAGCGAAACGGGAGGAGTGGAGCCATGCCTGAGTTGCCTGAAGTTGAAACCGTACGACGGAGCCTTGAACCATTTCTCGTTGGTCAGACGGTCGTGCAGGTTGAGGTACGTGAACCACGATTACGGCGACCACTACCTACAACGTTTGCACGCACCCTTACTGGCCGGACTATCCGTGCGATCGATCGGCGCGGCAAATATCTGCATCTGCAACTTGATAACCAGCAGATTTGGCTCGTGCACCTTGGCATGACTGGGCAATTGATTGTTGAAACGCGAGAAGTTCAACCTCTTCTTCACGACCATGTTCGTGTGGCCCTCGGTTCGGGACATCAGCTTCGTTATAACGACCCGCGGCGATTCGGACTCATGATTATTGGGACCGCAGAGGAGATTGCAGCGGTGACGATGTTGGGGTGTGAGCCGCTGGGGAAAGAGTTTTCAACGCGCTATTTGCTTGAGAAAGCCGCAGCGACGAAGCGCACTATAAAAGATGTGCTGATGGATCAACGCGTTGTCGCGGGAGTAGGAAACATCTATGCGAGTGAACTGCTCTTTCGTGCCGGCGTGCGGCCAGGCCGTGTTGCTACAACGCTAGATCTCAAGGCGATAGAGCGAATCGTCAAAGCGACGAAAGACGTCTTACGGGAAGCGATTCGTCATCGTGGGAGTTCTATCTCTGACTATCGCGACGGCGAAGGGAAAGAGGGCAGATTTCAGCAACGGTTCCGTGTCTATGATCGAGATGGTGAACCGTGCCGTACCTGCCACACAGCGATCTGTCGAGACACGCGCGGTGGGCGGAGTTCGTTTTTCTGCCCGAGCTGTCAGCTCTAA